The genomic segment GATAGGAGAAAATGAAAGTTCTAAGTACTGGTTAAAGATTATTAATGAATTAAAGAACCGAGGAGTAGAAGATATTTTAATTGTATCAATAGATGGGTTGAAAGGTTTTTCAGATGCAATACATGCTGTTTA from the Natranaerobius trueperi genome contains:
- a CDS encoding transposase — its product is IGENESSKYWLKIINELKNRGVEDILIVSIDGLKGFSDAIHAVYPSAEIQSCIIHQIRNSTKYISYKDRKEFCNDLKNVYRAPTEE